The region CAAAGTATTGTCTGTAGGATCAGGATGTTCTAAACAATTAGATTCTGTTTTATTTGAGAAAACTTTAAAAGCCGAATTAAAAAGTAGAAATATTCGCTTTTCAGCGATTAAAGATTTTGGTTCTATAGATATAAAAGCAAATCAACAAGCATATCTAGACTTTAGTACAAAAAACGAGATTCCATTTAGCACATTTACAGCAGATGAGATAGATACAGTTACAATACCAAACCCAAGTGAAGTGGTACAATCTAAAATTGGAGTTTATGGTGTTTCAGAATCGACAGCAATGTTATTGTCAGGAAATAAACATGTACTGGTTGAAAAACAAAAGATTCATTTAGATAACGGTGAAAAATTTACGTTTTCTATTGCTTTAGATGTAAATGTAGAACGTAAAACAGCCATTGCAATTATTGGAGCTGGACCAGGAGACGAGGAGTTAATCACTGTAAAAGGAAAACATTATTTAGAAGCAGCAGATTGTGTGTTATATGCAGGTAGTTTAATTCCTGAAGAAATGACCAATTGGTGTAAACCAGGAGCTGTTGTTAGAAACTCGGCGATGATGACGTTAGAAGAGCAAGTTTCTGTAATGCAAGAACACTATAAAAAAGGAAATGCTATTGTGCGTTTACAATGTGGAGACCCGTCTTTATACGGAGCTATTCAAGAGCAAATGACCATTTTTGATGAATTAGGAATGGATTATTTTATAGTGCCAGGAATTTCATCTTTTAGCGCAGCAGCGGCATCGTTAAGGTCAGAATTTACCATTCCAGAAGTCGTACAATCTATTGTATTAACTAGAGGAGAAGGAAAAACACCAATGCCACCAAAAGAAAGTATTGCTGCTTTTGCTGCTACCAATGCGACCATGTGTATTTTTTTAAGTGCAGGAATTGCGAAGAAAGTAGAAGGGCAGTTGTTAGAACATTTTGATGCCGATACGCCTGTTGCCGTGATGTACAGAATATCTTGGAAGGATGAAGAGATTTTTAAAGGTAAATTACAAAATCTAGCACAAATTGTAAAAGAGAGTAAAAAAACAAGAACGGTTTTAATTATAGTTGGACATGCTATTGGTGCTCGTAAAAACAGGTCGCAATTATATAGTCCAGAATGGAAACATATTTTTAGAAC is a window of Formosa sediminum DNA encoding:
- the cobM gene encoding precorrin-4 C(11)-methyltransferase, which translates into the protein MKKIAIIAVTKRGLEKALVIQQEFPKSLVLTTLSSTNENVSTISSISEYLKANFEKLDGICFVTALGICVRLIAPYIQDKNTDPAVISVDDLGVNVQSVLSGHKGGANDFAIKVASALGAKPIISTSSDVQNIWALDTLETQFNWQVETSLSMNKIMALFVNNKPTALLLDIKDKGTQHLEKTAPNFVTIFYNEADIDYSQFELCIVVSYNVYDVSIPSLYFIPKVLSVGSGCSKQLDSVLFEKTLKAELKSRNIRFSAIKDFGSIDIKANQQAYLDFSTKNEIPFSTFTADEIDTVTIPNPSEVVQSKIGVYGVSESTAMLLSGNKHVLVEKQKIHLDNGEKFTFSIALDVNVERKTAIAIIGAGPGDEELITVKGKHYLEAADCVLYAGSLIPEEMTNWCKPGAVVRNSAMMTLEEQVSVMQEHYKKGNAIVRLQCGDPSLYGAIQEQMTIFDELGMDYFIVPGISSFSAAAASLRSEFTIPEVVQSIVLTRGEGKTPMPPKESIAAFAATNATMCIFLSAGIAKKVEGQLLEHFDADTPVAVMYRISWKDEEIFKGKLQNLAQIVKESKKTRTVLIIVGHAIGARKNRSQLYSPEWKHIFRTNKKFVVTE